The following are encoded together in the Sparus aurata chromosome 1, fSpaAur1.1, whole genome shotgun sequence genome:
- the LOC115581568 gene encoding uncharacterized protein LOC115581568, with protein MPQTGMNYEGRRRGTRRSTCKANGLAPGADLVNGAVVHNGYPAAATRTNETTPAGTLNGTKPQCMVNGYINHKYKSRNASPPRTLRKHGSTIPAVSDASTAGRVNSADNSGGISVNGAASLDTVASHCYSDQMAPEPSLSAGAKNRRRWKKCGRKKRPPTLPPQEQEDWESEIQEVTVPDWEKMCFGVRPYGPEDVLHFALRDLRLRQTQTADLPLTANYRPALHHPRPVKWSCYSIPTEPDQFADADE; from the exons ATGCCTCAGACCGGTATGAACTATgagggcaggaggagaggaacacGTCGCAGCACCTGTAAAGCCAACGGTCTGGCCCCAGGCGCAGATTTGGTTAATGGAGCCGTTGTCCACAATGGCTACCCAGCAGCTGCCACTAGAACCAATGAGACCACACCAGCTGGTACACTGAATGGAACCAAACCACAATGCATGGTTAATGGATATATTAACCACAAGTACAAGAGTAGAAATGCGTCGCCACCAAGGACACTCAGGAAGCATGGTAGCACTATTCCAGCTGTCAGTGATGCCTCAACAGCTGGCAGGGTCAACAGTGCAGACAATTCTGGTGGTATCTCAGTAAATGGGGCCGCCAGTCTAGACACTGTTGCCTCACACTGTTATTCTGATCAAATGGCTCCAGAGCCCAGCCTGTCAGCGGGGGCAAAGAATCGGAGAAGATGGAAGAAATGTGGACGAAAGAAGAG ACCCCCAACGCTGCCAccacaggagcaggaggactgGGAAAGTGAGATCCAAGAGGTGACGGTTCCCGACTGGGAAAAGATGTGTTTTGGGGTCAGACCCTATG GTCCAGAGGATGTGCTCCACTTCGCTTTGCGGGATTTGAGACTTAGGCAAACGCAAACCGCTGACCTGCCGTTGACAGCCAATTACAGACCAGCATTACACCACCCACGCCCTGTCAAATGGTCCTGCTACAGCATCCCCACTGAGCCGGACCAGTTTGCAGATGCTGACGAGTAA